The nucleotide window AAAAAAGCCGGCTTACGCCGGCGAATAATTATGTAACTACAGTTCATTCAGGCCCAGTACATCGGTCATGGTATAAAAGCCTGCAGGTTTAGCACTCAACCAAACCGCGGCCTTCACTGCGCCATTTGCAAAGGTCATGCGATCCGTTGCTTTGTGTGTAATCTCAACACGCTCACCAATATCTGCAAACATCGCAGTGTGTTCACCAACAATGTCGCCAGCTCGAATGGTGGCAAAGCCAATCTCATCTTTAGTTCGCTCACCAGTAATGCCTTCACGAGCATAAACCGCTACGTCATTAAGATTGTTACCCATCGCACCTGCAATAGCCTCTCCCATACCAATTGCAGTACCTGACGGTGCATCCACTTTATGGCGATGGTGTGCTTCAACAATTTCGATATCGCAGTAATCACCCATGACTTTGGCTGCTTTTTCTAACAACTTGAATACCAGATTCACGCCAACAGAGTAATTAGGAGCCATTACAACAGGAACTTGCTTCGCAGCTTCATCAATAAGCGCACGTTCTTCTTCACTAAAGCCAGTGGTACCAATCACAATGCTCTTACCATGCTGTTTGCATAGCTCCAGGTTAGCTAAAGTGCTTACTGGTGCAGTAAAGTCGATAATGACATCAAAGTTATCCACGTCTTTAACAAGATCATCCGTCAACACAACATCAAACTTACCTTCACCACAAAGCTCACCGATATCGACACCAACGAGTGATGATTCCGGGCGTTCAGAACCAGCCGCTATCGATGCTTCTTGATGATGGTGTGAAGCTTTGACCAAGTTGCGACCCATACGGCCAGCTGCTCCTGCGATTGCAATACGAACCATTGCGTTTTATCTCCTTCTCTGGATCACGAGATCTATTCTCGTTTTCTCACGTTTCGCTCAATCTTTTTAAACTAACAACATACCTTGCGAACCACAAGATACTTACAGACGAAACTAGCAAGAAAACTCTTGTACGACGCGTTCGAGGATTGGCACATTCGCTTCCGGAAACGCATATTCAGGCAAGCTCTTGATATCAACCCAACGTCCTTGCTGGCCTTCTTTACCATATGGTTCATGTTCAAAAGCGGTAACAGAGATAAAATCGAACTTGAGGGATTTGTCTGGGTAGTCGTATTCAAGGTGTTCAAACAGAGACTGCTCTGTCACCAAAATTCCCACTTCTTCTTCCAGCTCGCGAGTCATCGCTTGTTCAACAGACTCTTCGGGCTCGACTTTGCCACCAGGAAACTCCCAGAATCCGCCTTTATGTTTATCGTCAGGACGTTTAGTAATGAAGATCTGCGATTTATC belongs to Vibrio sp. STUT-A11 and includes:
- the dapB gene encoding 4-hydroxy-tetrahydrodipicolinate reductase codes for the protein MVRIAIAGAAGRMGRNLVKASHHHQEASIAAGSERPESSLVGVDIGELCGEGKFDVVLTDDLVKDVDNFDVIIDFTAPVSTLANLELCKQHGKSIVIGTTGFSEEERALIDEAAKQVPVVMAPNYSVGVNLVFKLLEKAAKVMGDYCDIEIVEAHHRHKVDAPSGTAIGMGEAIAGAMGNNLNDVAVYAREGITGERTKDEIGFATIRAGDIVGEHTAMFADIGERVEITHKATDRMTFANGAVKAAVWLSAKPAGFYTMTDVLGLNEL
- the mutT gene encoding 8-oxo-dGTP diphosphatase MutT produces the protein MKRIHIVAAIIFNQDKSQIFITKRPDDKHKGGFWEFPGGKVEPEESVEQAMTRELEEEVGILVTEQSLFEHLEYDYPDKSLKFDFISVTAFEHEPYGKEGQQGRWVDIKSLPEYAFPEANVPILERVVQEFSC